From one Odontesthes bonariensis isolate fOdoBon6 chromosome 14, fOdoBon6.hap1, whole genome shotgun sequence genomic stretch:
- the LOC142398507 gene encoding uncharacterized protein LOC142398507, with product MSSVQHLREFISQRLTAAAEEIFSEFEKTIVQYEEEIDRQRGLLDISWKPGIKLHTAELSQQDVCKEENVLAERQLCDHESNSSVDQEEPEPPQIKEEQDELCPSQGEQLVLSQETDTLMPLQSKPEGEEKLQETGNDVDQYEEEIDRQRGLLDIAWKPRIILHRIDFPEQHVIAEENILSDQQLCNQEGNSNLNQKEPRQKMDFLIVNLANEESDPKNSEPNSNRLHSHNSALSVLKGKTSEYTDEIKPYTCNALGKRVSDSSLMKYHKRTHASEKFYSCKICGKRFGLNNQLVSHLEAHTGEKPFSCNTCEKSFSRHYRMVVHMRTHTGEKPFSCRICAKRFSHSNSLAYHVRTHTGEKPYSCNTCEKIFSRKSHLLSHMKTHTGEKPYSCRICAKRFSHSNSLAYHVRIHTGEKPYSCNTCQKRFTQKSNLLSHMTTHTGEKPYSCKICEKSFSRHDGMVVHMRTHTGEKPFSCNTCEKSFTRKSQLLSHMTTHTGEKPYSCKICAKNYSSRNSLAHHVRTHTDEKPYSCNTCDKRFTQKCNLLTHIRTHTGEKPFSCKICEKSFSQHGGMALHMRTHTGEKLNS from the exons ATGtcttcagttcagcatctgagagagtttatcagccagcgactaactgctgctgctgaagaaatATTCTCAGAGTTTGAGAAAACCATCGTCCAGTACGAGGAGGAGATCGACCGTCAGCGCGGACTGCTGGATATCAGCTGGAAACCCGGAATAAAGCTCCACACAGCAG AACTCTCGCAACAAGATGTTTGTAAGGAGGAGAACGTTCTAGCAGAGCGGCAGCTCTGTGACCACGAGAGCAACTCCAGTGTGGATCAGGAGGAACCAGAACCTCCACAGATTAAAGAGGAACAGGATGAACTCTGCCCCAGTCAAGGAGAGCAGCTTGTACTGAGTCAAGAGACTGATACCCTAATGCCACTTCAATCCAAACCCGAAGGTGAGGAAAAGTTACAAGAGACTGGAAATGATGTTGACCAGTACGAGGAAGAGATCGACCGTCAGCGCGGACTGCTGGATATCGCCTGGAAACCCCGAATAATCTTACACAGAATAG ACTTCCCAGAGCAACATGTCATTGCAGAGGAGAACATTCTTTCTGACCAGCAGCTCTGTAACCAGGAGGGGAACTCTAATCTGAACCAGAAGGAACCAAGACAGAAGATGGATTTTCTCATAGTGAATCTTGCTAATGAGGAAAGCGACCCCAAGAATTCAGAACCAAACAGTAATCGGCTCCACTCTCACAACTCTGCTTTGTCAGTGTTAAAAGGGAAAACATCTGAATACACAGATGAGATAAAACCTTACACTTGCAATGCTCTTGGGAAAAGAGTCTCTGACTCATCATTGATGAAGTATCACAAAAGAACCCACGCAtctgagaagttttattcttgcAAAATATGTGGTAAAAGATTTGGATTGAATAACCAGTTGGTGTCGCACCTGGAagctcacacaggtgagaagccattttcttgcaacacatgtgagAAAAGTTTCAGCCGACATTACAGGATGGTGGttcacatgagaactcacacaggtgagaagccattTTCATGCAGAATATGTGCGAAAAGGTTCAGTCATAGTAACAGTTTGGCTTATCATgtgagaactcacacaggtgagaagccatatTCTTGCAACACCTGTGAGAAAATATTCAGCCGAAAAAGTCATTTGTTGTCCCACATGAAAACTCATacaggtgagaagccatatTCATGCAGAATATGTGCGAAAAGGTTCAGTCATAGTAACAGTTTGGCTTATCATGTGAGAATACACACAGGCGAGAAGCCATATTCTTGCAACACATGTCAGAAAAGATTCACCCAAAAAAGTAATTTGTTGTCCCACATGacaactcacacaggtgagaagccatatTCATGCAAAATATGTGAAAAAAGTTTCAGCCGACATGACGGTATGGTGGttcacatgagaactcacacaggtgagaagccattTTCTTGTAACACATGTGAGAAAAGTTTCACCCGAAAAAGTCAGTTGCTGTCCCACATGacaactcacacaggtgagaagccatatTCATGCAAAATATGTGCGAAAAATTACAGTAGTCGTAACAGTTTGGCTCATCATGTGAGAACTCACACAGACGAGAAGCCATattcttgcaacacatgtgatAAAAGATTCACCCAAAAATGTAATTTGCTCACCCACATTAGGACTCACACAGGTGAAAAGCCATTTTCATGCAAAATATGTGAGAAAAGTTTCAGCCAACATGGCGGTATGGCGCttcacatgagaactcacacaggtgagaaactAAATTCTTGA